The genomic window AGTAGATAGTAGTACGGTTTCTGTCTATAAACTCGTGAAACTCGCGATAAGTACAGGACAAATAGTGACCAGTCACGATGTGATTTGTGACGACTATCTACTCATCAATTTCTTCATGAATTGATTCACCAGTACCGGGTTTTGATTCCCACTCCCACTCATCTTCAACTCTCACACGCCCATCGTCAAGGAGTTCGACATCACCAACAGAGTGGCCAGTCGCGGTTTCGTTATCTGTATTTATTTGGGTGTATCTGATGTCCCACTGCTCCCCATCAAACGTGCCAACCAAGTGACCATCTGCAATATCGCCACCAGAGTAGTTTGCATAGATTCGTTCACCGGTCTGCTCAAAGTGGAAAACTGTATCTGCTCCCACTTCACCATCTTCGTCATTCGCAACGCCAGCAAGTGTTAGACCATCAAATGAGATTTTGTCTCCCATACATCAGATGTCCCAATTGGGTCAATAACACTTCTGGTGTTCAGTTCGCAGATGCACTTATCGGATCGAGCATATCAGCTTCGCGCCCAATTCCGAATAAAGAAATCGTAGGACCAACGACTGTTAGAACTGGTAGCGGCGCTCGTCGTCCATTGACGGATACTGATCCGCGCCGGTCATCTCCTCGAAGGTCATCCCCGAGAGGTACTCGTCGTAGGTCACGTCGTAGGCCGACCGCAACTGGAAGTCGAGTTTACCGGTGTCGACGGTCGATTGAAAGAGCATGTGGATCGCCCGGCGGACGAGTTCGTCCGTCTCCTCGGGCTCGAGGGCGGACTCGAGCAGGGCGAGTTCGTTGCGCGTCTCGCGGTCGAGCGACAGCGACAACTCGTCGCCGATGTCGGTGTACGACGCCGTCACGTCATCGTTGAGATCGTCGAGGCTCATACGGGAGGGGACTCGAGCCGGTCGGATAGACCTTTCGTGGTCGCCTCGAGCCGCGGCGTCGCGCACCGGGCGTCGGTCAGCGGTCAGTACCGCAATGCGTGCAAGCGTGAGAGCCGTCGTAGATGCATCTCCCACAGTTGTCGCAGTTCGTCCACGTTCGGCGATCGGACCCGTCCGAACGGGCGTTCTCCCACAGAGAGACGAGGGCCCCGACGACGATCAGCGATCCGCCGAGGAGCACCCACCCGGCGGGTCCGATCGTCAGGAAGAACAGGACGATGAACGGACCGACGAGTATCGCGAACCCGAGGAGGATCAGCACCGATCCGAGCGAGTACGAACTCATGTGGAATACCTATCCTTTTGGCGCGAAAAATACTGTGATTCGGCTCGTCTCGAGCATCGCCGACGGATCTCGCGCTCCCGAATGGCGGGCGGCGTGACAGTCCCGGACGCGGGCCGCCGAATTGCGACACTGACTTACAGCCGACGGCGTAACCTTCGCCGATGACAGCAGGGGACGGGGCGCAGTTACCCGACGACCACGGGGCGGTGCGCGAGGCGCTGATCGAGTGGTACGAGGACGACCACCGCGAGTTCCCGTGGCGACGTACGGACGACCCCTACGAAATCCTCGTCAGCGAGGTCATGAGCCAGCAGACCCAACTCGGCCGCGTCGTCGAGGCCTGGGAGGGGTTCCTCGAGCGGTGGCCGACCACCGCTGAACTGGCCGACGCCGACCGCGCTGATGTCGTCGGGTTCTGGACCGACCACAGTCTGGGATACAACAACCGGGCGAAGTACCTCCACGAGGCGGCGGGCCAGGTCGAAGACGAGTACGGCGGCGAGTTCCCCGAGACGCCGGCGGAACTACAGGAGCTGATGGGCGTCGGTCCGTACACCGCCAACGCGGTGGCGAGCTTCGCGTTCAACAACGGCGACGCGGTCGTCGACACGAACGTCAAACGGGTCCTCTACCGCGCCTTCGACGTGCCGGACGACGACGCGGCCTTCGAGGACGCCGCGAGCGACCTCATGCCAGCGGGCCGCTCGCGGGTCTGGAACAACGCGATCATGGAACTGGGCGGGGTCGCCTGTGAGCAGACGCCCCGTTGCGACGAGGTCGGCTGTCCGTGGCGCGAATGGTGTGGCGCCTACGCCAGCGGCGATTTCACCGCCCCCGACGTGCCGACCCAACCGAGTTTCGAAGGGAGCCGCCGGCAGTTCCGCGGCCGCGTGATCGGCACCCTCCGGGAGTACGACGAACTCGAGTTGGACACTCTGGGCCACCGCATCCGTGTCGACTACGCCCCCGACGGCGAGTACGGCCGCGAGTGGCTCACGGACCTCCTCACGGACCTCGAGTCGGACGGGCTGGTCGAATTCGACGACGATGGAGCGGAGCCAGTCGCACGGCTCCAGCGCTAACGGAGCGGTTCAGCGACGGGGTCGATTCTCTCTGCCGCGTTCTCTCGAGTCGGAAAATCAGCTCGCACAGCGACGAGCGAGTCGGTCCGCCGCCGGGGGTGCAGCCGTCGCCGACTGCACCGGCGAACGCACCGGTCGGCGGTCGTCGTGCATTCCCTGTCGGTCAGTTTCCGCCGGTGACCGGTCGAAAAAAAAAGGTTGCGATGCTACTTGTATCTGATCGGGAGTTTCACAGGTTGAGAACGGTTCCGTTCGACAGGAGGTTGGCTCGATTCGGACATCCACTCCCGTACTGGAGACGAATCCGAGACACTCCACCGCGAATGCGGATGCAACCGTCACGGCTCGAGCGACGGACGATACCGACGATACGACACACGCAGACCGATAGATTACCCCAGTGAACTGTCGGCTGAAAGTGATAGTCGTCGGAATTGGGTGGCGGGAAAGGCTACCGGAAACCAAATCCGTCTATACGTCTCTGTGGTGGACTTCGGTGATGACCACAGTCGTCGAACTCGGGATTCCGGCCGACCGACTCGGATTCGCTCGCACGTTCGATCGAGCGCCGACGTTCGAGTTTCAGGTCGGCGGAATGATCGGTGGCTCGCCACCGCTCGTCTGGACGAGCGGCTCGGACCGTGACACCGTTTACCGGGCACTCGAGGCGGATCCGTCGGTCGACGTGATCGCGAGCGTAGCCGACGACAGCGGGGAGTCTTCGGCGGACAACGGGACCGACATCAGCCGGAGCGACCGCTGGCTGTTCCGCCTCGAGTTCGGAGACGGCGTGAAACTGTTCGAGGAGATCGTCACCGAAAACGACGGGGCGATCCTGACGGCCAGGGGCCACGAGGGCCAGTGGGCGGTGAAACTGCTCTTTCACGATCGGGACTCGGTCTCGGCGTGTCACGAACTCCTCGAGCAGTACGAGTTCCGGGCCGATGTCACCCGAATCAGCGGAGTGGACGACCTCGAGAGCGCACGGACGCCCCTGACCGAGACGCAGTACGAGACGATTCACAAGGCCCACGAACTCGGCTATTTCGACGTTCCGAGAGGGGTGACGCTCAAGGAGTTGGCCGCGGAGTTAGACGTCTCACATCAGGCGCTCTCGGAACGGCTCCGGCGGAGCCACGCCGCCCTCGTCAGCGCGGAACTGTCCGATCGGACCGCGCCGATGGAGATCGATCCCTGAGCCGACCGCCGCTCGTCGGCTCGAGTCACGCGCCTGATGGAATTCACCGGTGCTCCGCACTATCGCTCTACCGCTCCCCCACCCCTACACCAATACCATAGTGGTCGTCCATCTAATGACTGGCCAATTTTAATTCCTATGTCCACAATATCACTCGTGATTGGAGCTATTTGAGCCAACAGATAGCTTTATTACTGGACAGTCCAATAATATGATGTCGGCGTGGTGCCGACCGCCCGACGCACTCTACGTCGCTGCGAGCGCCGGTGGATCACCCGTGCTCAGATACCGATTCGCGGTCATTCGTGGCTGTGTGGCCGCGTCCCAATCGGACCACCGACGGGCCGTCTCACGGCCCGAAATCGGCTTTTTGCGATCGGTCGAATCTCAGCCGAACCAGTGCCTAGTTTTATCTGTTGGTCGGGAATACAGTCAGGCGAGAGTTGAAGTGATCGGACGCAGCCGGACGGACAGCGTCGACGTGTCGCCTCGAGCGTCCGATACAGGCGACGCCCCGTCGGACCTCTCGCTGGACGATATCTACCACCTCCTCCAGACGAAGCGCCGTCGAGACGTGCTCCGCTATCTCCGCGCGGCAGACGGCCCGGTCCGGTTGCGCGAACTCGCCGAGCAGGTCGCCGCGTGGGAGCAAGAGACGACCGTCGAACAGCTCAATTCCAGCGAACGCCAGCGCGTCTATATCTCGCTGTACCAGTCCCATCTGCCGAAACTCGACAACCACGGGATCGTCGACTACGACAAGGACCGCGGCTGGGTCGAGGCGACGCCGCTGACGGCACAGCTCGATTCGTATCTCGAGCCGTCTCGGGGAACCGGTTCGTCCGAGCTGTGGCTCCGGCGGTACGTCGGGACAGTCGCTCTCTGTACGCTCTTGGTCGGCGCGATCGCGGCGGGGCTCGTTCCGATCCCCGGGCTCGTCGGCGCGGGGATCGTTCTCGGCTCGTTTGCGGTCGTCACGGGCGCACACGCGTGGTCGACCGACGCATACTGCCGGTAGGTCGGTTCTCGGTCCGCAGTCCTCACTCGTCGAATCAGGGTCTCGTCCGAGCGGCAGCCAAACGACGACCGTCAGTCGGCGCGGGAAGGGGCTGCCGCGTTCGGCTCGGCGGACCGCTCGAGGAGCCGATGGGCGTGAAAGGCGACCGAGAAGTCCTGCGGGCTCGGGAGCGCACAGGCGAGCCAGCCGATGGCCGCCGCGGCGACGACCGGCGTGTCGGTCGTCACGTAGCCGGCGGCGGCGAGCCCGAAGACGGGAATCGCGAGGAGGAACGGCGCGAGCGCCGCGAGGCGGAGCGTCCAGGGCGGTTCGCCGCCGGTCGGACGGGGGTAGACGGCGGCCCACGGACGGGTCGTCAGGAGCGCGATGATCCCGTCGGGACGGCCGGGGAAATAGGAGACGGAGTACTCGACGCGTGCCAGTCGAAGGACCGCCGCGTGCATCCACTCGTGGGCCACCAGTCCGACCGCTACCGCGACGGCGAGCGCGCAGCCAGCAACCACCACGTTCGATCCGATCATTGCGACGCGAGATGCCCACTGCCGACATCGATCGGGCGGCGTTCACCTCGCGTACTCAGCCGAAGAACTACCTGCGGAAGGCCCTCCGCCTGTACCAGTTGTCGCCTTAAGGGTGAATTCCGAACGTCTCACCGGGAGATTCCGGAGCGTCGCACCGGGACGACGGGGAAGACGGGCCAGTTGCGACGAGGCATTGGACCGGCCAAGGACTAAGTATTGTTGGGTGGTATCTTATACCATGGAATCGACTGAGACGCTCGAGTTCGGTCACGCGGACCGCAAAGGGATCTACGAGTACGTCGAGCGCCACGGTGCGGTCGACCCCGAGGAAACCCGGGAGCGACTCGATCTCGATCCGAGCGGATTCCGCCACCACATCGCGATCCTCAAACGTGACGGTCGACTCGAGGAAGCCGACGGCAAACTACGGGTCACGATCGACGCGGGGGCCGAGGAGGAGTACGTCGCCGAGGACCTCGAGTTCCACATCCGACCGGCACGACAGGAGGATCTGGCGGGAATCGTCGGCGCGATCCGGCAGGTCGCAGAGGAGAAGACGTACATCGAGGCCGAGAGCGTTGCCGACGAGATCGACCACGAGAACGCCTTGCTCCGGCACAACGAACTCCAGTCGCGGATGTTCTTCGTCGCCACGGTCGAGGACGAGGTCATCGGCTGGGTCCACCTCCACGCCCCGGAGTTAGAGAAGTTGAGCCACACCGCCGAACTCACCGTCGGCGTCCTCGAAGACTACCGCGGCCACGGCATCGGCTCGCACCTCCTCTCGCGGGGCCTCGAGTGGGCCGGCTCGAACCGCTACGAGAAGGTCTACCAGAGCGTGCCCTCGACCAACGAGGAGGCGATCGCCTTCCTCGAGGAACACGACTGGGAGACCGAGGCGATCCGGGAAGATCACTACAAGCTCAACGGTCACTACGTCGACGAGGTGATGATGGCTGTCGAACTCTGAGTTGACAGTTCGATTTATGTAACCGTCCCTGAAACGGACGGGTATGCGCTACGTGACCCCCGTCGGGTTCGAGCCCGAGGGATGGGGGGAATCGACCGCGGCCATCGTCGGGATGGGACTCGTTCTCTCGATCGCCGGCATCGTCCAGACGCTCGGCACGCCCGCCGCCCGGCCGATCGTCGCGTTCGAACTGTTCGTCTCGTTGCTCGTCCCGACCGGGCTGGCCACCGGCGGCTACTGGCTGGCCGATCGAAACGTCTCGTCGGCCGATCGCTGGCGGGCCGTGACACAGGTGTCGGCCGGGATCGTCCTCGCTTGCGCGCTCGCGCTCTGGCTGACGGGATATGTCACCCTCGAGAGCAGTGCGGTCCGTGACCCGCTGGGGCTGACGACGACGCTGGCCGGCGTCGGCGGTGCGACCGGCTTCGTGAGCGCCGTCCGGGAGCTGCCCGACGAGTCGATCGGCTCGAGCGGACCGCCGAGAGCGGCCGGTGTCGCGCTGCCGGCACCGACTGAGCCGTCCGACTCGAGGGCGACGACCACGGCGTCGAGCGAATCGGCGACGACCACTGCGCTCCCGTCGACCGCGCTCGAGTCGCAACGCGACGTGCCGGCGATACCTGAGACGACGACCCCGCTCTGGACCGACGTCGATCCGCTCGGCCGGACCGGCGCTCCCGCGCAACCCGTGGAACCGTCCGAAGGGAGCGGGGTCGACGGTACTCTCCCCAACGCGTTCGAGGCGTCCGCCCGCGATGTCTCGGCCGATCCCGTCGGCTCACACGACCCGCTCGAGTCGCCGACACCGGCGCGGGATCCCGGTGTCGACACCGTCGCGGCCGTTCCGTCGACGGCCGAGACGGTCCTCGACGTCCTCCGGCGCGAGCGCGCCCGCATCGCCCTCGCGGTCTTGTACCACGAGTGGGACGGCGCGGACCGATCGGTCGACGCCCTCGCTCGCGCCGTCTCGTATCACGTGGACGACTCGGCCGACGCCGTCGCAATCGGACTGCGACACGCGACGCTGCCCGAGTTAGCGGAGATTCGAGCCGTCGACTGGGACCCACACACCGATCGCGTCTCGGCGTCCGACCACGCCGTCTTCGAAGAGGGCGTCCGCGAAGCGGCGGCGCTGCTCGAGTCGTTCGAACCGGGGACGAGATAGCGCTCGGGGGACTGCCGGCCGCTCGAGCGGGTCGTGCGGTCGGCGAGGTCGGTCGAATCGAAAGACAATTCCTCCGGACGGCGCTACCGAAAGGCATGCTTTCGATCGCGCTTGCCGGGAAACCGAACGCCGGCAAGTCAACGTTCTACACGGCGGCGACGATGGCGGAGGTAGACGTCGCCAACTATCCGTTCACGACGATCGACGCCAACCGCGGGGTGAGCTACGTCCGGACCGACTGTCCCTGCCTCGAGCGCGACGAGCGGTGTAACGCGGACAACTGCGAGGACGGCAAGCGCTACGTCCCGATCGAACTGCTCGACGTGGCGGGGCTCGTCCCCGGCGCTCACGAGGGGAAGGGACTGGGCAACCAGTTCCTCGACGAACTCACGAACGCGGACGTGATCGTCAACGTCGTCGACGCCTCCGGCGGCACGAACGAGAAGGGCGAGCCCGTCGATATCGGCGACCACGACCCGCTCGAGGACATCGACTTCATCGAGGAGGAGATGGACCTCTGGCTGGCCGGCATCGTCGAGAACAACTGGGAGTCAGTCGAGCGAAAGTCCCGCTCGCCCGATTTCGACATCGACGACGCGCTGGCGGACATGCTCTCCGGCTTCGGCGCGTCCCCGAAACAGATCGCGATGACCCTCCGGGATCTCGACTACCCCGACGACCCCATCCAGTGGGAGGACGACCACCGCGAGGCGCTCGCACGCGACGTTCGCCGGCGGACCAAGCCGATCGTCGTCGCGGCGAACAAGATCGACGTCGCCCCCGAGGAGAACGTCGAGCGCCTGCTCGAGCTGGACAAGCCCGTCATCCCGACCACCGCGGAGGGCGAACTCGCGCTCCGCCGGGCCGCCGACAACGGCCTCATCGAGTACGACCCCGGCGACGAGACGATCGCAATCGGCGACGACGTCAACGACGCCCAGCGCGAGGCCCTCGAGGGCCTCGCGGACACGATGGCCGAGTGGGGCGGCACAGGCGTCCAGACGGCGCTCGATCACGCGGTCTACGACCTGCTCGATCACCTCACCGCCTATCCGGTCGAGGACGCCTCGAAGTGGTCCGACGGGAGCGGTAACGTCCTCCCCGACGCCTTCCTGCTGCCCGATGGCTCGACGCCCGTCGACCTCGCCTACAGCGTCCACTCCGACATCGGCGACGGCTATCTGCACGCTGTTAATGCCAAGTCGAACCGGGAAATCGGCGAGGAGTACGAACTCGAGGAGGGCGACGTGATCAAGATCGTGAGTACTAATTAAATTATTTCCAATCTTCTATCCATTAGTTTTAGTTTATCACAGCAATCAATATGGGTCACGTAGGTAACGGTAGGTGGAAAACACACGAGACGCTGGTAGCCAAAATTCATCCCTCGTATCTTCGTGTCCCACTACTCCTCGGTATCCGTATGACACCGTGGCGACCCGACAGGGCACTCAGAGGAGTTATGAAGGTACAGTGGCGGTTGCTGTTCACGTACCTCGACTAGTAGACTCAGACAACCGTCTTCATCTGACGTGGTGAAACTAGTCCGTCAATTGTCATTAATGTGGTTAACTACTACTGTGATGGGTTCATCCGGCCAGACGCAATCGGGATACCAGTCCGTTTCTGGCGAGATTTCACGTTCCTCTGTATGCAATATGTCTTCGGTATTTTCGTTCTCGACACTGAGTTCCACCGTTACAGGACTGCTATGGACATTAATAAAATACATCTCCTGCAACGTCGCATACTCCTCGCTATCAGCGAACAGACAGCCTGCCGTTGTACTGATTCCACCTCCCGCAGCAAAACCGATAAACTCGCGCCGGTTCATATTAACGGCCTAATTTCTGATGATAAGTAATTTCTTGTTCATAATCTCGTGACAGGTTCGTACGTGCAGTGACCGCACAGAGTGGCGTAGATCAAGATGGATTTATACGTTGTGTACACTGTGTGGACTCAGTATCGGTAATCAAAATTTCAGTTCTAACTAATATCGAATTAACAAACTAGATACTGTATTTTAAGCAGGTGTGGCGACCAGTACAGGTGGTACAGTTACCGTAACAACACTTCGTCTCTCTGGTTGCTATCAAATATCAACATCTAATATCGGCTGATTGTGCAAGTTGAGTGAGTTGACCATTGCCAAGCTGATACCAGAAGGATACTTGGAGACAAAAATCTTCATCCAAGCCGTCAACTCCAAGGAACTCAACATCATCTGCAAAGTCATCAACAGTTCCATGTAACGCTACGGGTGATGAATCCTCAAGCGGCGTGATCACGACCTGTTTTGCGGTTTCTGCATCGACAGAGTACGACTCCCATTCCATGATTTCGGTTTCGAGTTCGAGAGCAAGATGAAACGTGTGAGTTTCGTCATCTCCGTTATGGAGATCAACTTGTACTTCCTGAAGTGAGCCAGTTGTTCTGAATGTATCCAGACAGCCAGCGAACGTCGAACTCAGAAGGGTTCCGCCAGCGAGGAGTGTTTCGCGTCGGGAGGGCATAGCATAAACCATGCTGTTCCTCTGAGAAAACTATTACCTCTTGCGGGACGTCCGAGTTGCGTGATCTAATCGCTCCTCATGAGAAAAATGAGGTGTCACGACGA from Natrinema versiforme includes these protein-coding regions:
- a CDS encoding A/G-specific adenine glycosylase, with the protein product MTAGDGAQLPDDHGAVREALIEWYEDDHREFPWRRTDDPYEILVSEVMSQQTQLGRVVEAWEGFLERWPTTAELADADRADVVGFWTDHSLGYNNRAKYLHEAAGQVEDEYGGEFPETPAELQELMGVGPYTANAVASFAFNNGDAVVDTNVKRVLYRAFDVPDDDAAFEDAASDLMPAGRSRVWNNAIMELGGVACEQTPRCDEVGCPWREWCGAYASGDFTAPDVPTQPSFEGSRRQFRGRVIGTLREYDELELDTLGHRIRVDYAPDGEYGREWLTDLLTDLESDGLVEFDDDGAEPVARLQR
- a CDS encoding helix-turn-helix domain-containing protein — protein: MTTVVELGIPADRLGFARTFDRAPTFEFQVGGMIGGSPPLVWTSGSDRDTVYRALEADPSVDVIASVADDSGESSADNGTDISRSDRWLFRLEFGDGVKLFEEIVTENDGAILTARGHEGQWAVKLLFHDRDSVSACHELLEQYEFRADVTRISGVDDLESARTPLTETQYETIHKAHELGYFDVPRGVTLKELAAELDVSHQALSERLRRSHAALVSAELSDRTAPMEIDP
- a CDS encoding GNAT family N-acetyltransferase is translated as MESTETLEFGHADRKGIYEYVERHGAVDPEETRERLDLDPSGFRHHIAILKRDGRLEEADGKLRVTIDAGAEEEYVAEDLEFHIRPARQEDLAGIVGAIRQVAEEKTYIEAESVADEIDHENALLRHNELQSRMFFVATVEDEVIGWVHLHAPELEKLSHTAELTVGVLEDYRGHGIGSHLLSRGLEWAGSNRYEKVYQSVPSTNEEAIAFLEEHDWETEAIREDHYKLNGHYVDEVMMAVEL
- a CDS encoding redox-regulated ATPase YchF — encoded protein: MLSIALAGKPNAGKSTFYTAATMAEVDVANYPFTTIDANRGVSYVRTDCPCLERDERCNADNCEDGKRYVPIELLDVAGLVPGAHEGKGLGNQFLDELTNADVIVNVVDASGGTNEKGEPVDIGDHDPLEDIDFIEEEMDLWLAGIVENNWESVERKSRSPDFDIDDALADMLSGFGASPKQIAMTLRDLDYPDDPIQWEDDHREALARDVRRRTKPIVVAANKIDVAPEENVERLLELDKPVIPTTAEGELALRRAADNGLIEYDPGDETIAIGDDVNDAQREALEGLADTMAEWGGTGVQTALDHAVYDLLDHLTAYPVEDASKWSDGSGNVLPDAFLLPDGSTPVDLAYSVHSDIGDGYLHAVNAKSNREIGEEYELEEGDVIKIVSTN